From Saccharothrix espanaensis DSM 44229, the proteins below share one genomic window:
- a CDS encoding acetate/propionate family kinase, producing MRVLVVNAGSSSLKLSVLDGDDVVAQRHVERWDGTGGVAEFLADAPDVDAVGHRVVHGGPDFSGPVVLDAESRAAVERLTDLAPLHQPRALAGIDAATSALPDVPQVACFDTAFHHTMPGFATTYAVPARWRDEWGVRRYGFHGLSHAYASRRAGELAGGSRVVTCHLGAGCSLAAVRDGRSVDTTMGFTPLAGLVMATRSGDVDPGLLVWLLRDGKLSAAELEDDLEHRSGLLGLSGSADLRDVHRAGTPEAALAVEVFVHRLRQAIAAMVASLGGLDVLVFTGGVGEHDAAVRARTVEGLGFLGVAVDQERNAGRAGDEVISADGSSAAVVVVQAREDLEIAAGVRQAVG from the coding sequence ATGCGCGTGCTGGTGGTGAACGCGGGTTCGTCGAGCCTGAAGCTGTCCGTGCTCGACGGCGACGACGTGGTGGCGCAACGCCACGTAGAGCGCTGGGACGGCACCGGCGGCGTCGCCGAGTTCCTGGCCGACGCGCCGGACGTGGACGCCGTGGGCCACCGGGTGGTCCACGGCGGGCCGGACTTCTCCGGTCCCGTGGTCCTCGACGCCGAGAGCCGCGCGGCGGTGGAACGCCTCACCGACCTTGCCCCGCTGCACCAACCTCGGGCGTTGGCGGGGATCGACGCGGCCACGTCGGCGTTGCCGGACGTGCCGCAGGTGGCGTGCTTCGACACCGCGTTCCACCACACCATGCCCGGTTTCGCGACCACGTACGCGGTGCCGGCGCGGTGGCGGGACGAGTGGGGCGTGCGTCGGTACGGGTTCCACGGGCTGTCGCACGCGTACGCGTCCCGCCGTGCCGGGGAACTGGCCGGTGGCTCCCGGGTGGTCACCTGTCACCTGGGCGCGGGCTGTTCGCTGGCCGCCGTGCGCGACGGGCGGTCGGTCGACACGACGATGGGCTTCACCCCGTTGGCGGGTCTGGTGATGGCGACCCGCAGCGGCGACGTGGACCCCGGGCTGCTGGTGTGGTTGCTGCGCGACGGGAAGCTGTCGGCGGCGGAGCTGGAGGACGACCTGGAGCACCGGTCCGGTCTGCTCGGCCTGTCCGGGAGCGCCGATCTCCGGGACGTCCACCGCGCCGGGACGCCTGAGGCGGCGTTGGCCGTGGAGGTGTTCGTGCACCGGCTGCGCCAGGCGATCGCGGCGATGGTGGCGTCGCTGGGCGGGCTGGACGTGCTCGTGTTCACCGGTGGGGTGGGCGAGCACGACGCGGCCGTGCGCGCGCGGACCGTGGAGGGGTTGGGGTTCCTGGGTGTCGCGGTGGACCAGGAGCGCAACGCGGGACGTGCCGGTGACGAGGTGATCAGCGCCGACGGGTCGTCGGCCGCGGTCGTGGTGGTGCAGGCGCGGGAAGACCTGGAGATCGCCGCGGGCGTGCGGCAGGCCGTCGGCTGA
- a CDS encoding SRPBCC family protein, giving the protein MEDRPSWQHPAAPMTVERLDPGPLRQHSRFRATIRLPSAPPAPPGTVVITSTVRRLQHGRCVRWGSPADGPGYPVGPQADENSDLGLETWLKDLKTTAEADPCDRER; this is encoded by the coding sequence GTGGAGGACCGGCCCTCCTGGCAGCACCCCGCCGCCCCGATGACCGTCGAGCGGCTGGACCCGGGCCCGCTGCGCCAGCACTCGCGGTTCCGCGCGACCATCCGGCTCCCGTCCGCCCCTCCCGCTCCGCCCGGCACGGTCGTGATCACCTCCACCGTCCGGCGGCTCCAGCACGGCCGGTGCGTCCGCTGGGGCAGCCCCGCCGACGGCCCCGGCTACCCCGTCGGGCCCCAGGCCGACGAGAACTCCGACCTGGGGCTGGAGACCTGGCTGAAGGACCTCAAGACGACCGCCGAAGCCGACCCGTGCGACCGAGAGCGGTGA
- a CDS encoding hypervirulence associated TUDOR domain-containing protein, which yields MGDKELHKGDEVAWSSHGQTVHGEVVEKITEDTEAAGRQVRASEDEPQYRVRSDKSGKDAVHKPSALKDDS from the coding sequence ATGGGTGACAAGGAACTGCACAAGGGAGACGAGGTCGCGTGGTCCAGCCACGGGCAGACGGTGCACGGTGAGGTGGTCGAGAAGATCACCGAGGACACCGAGGCCGCCGGCAGGCAGGTCCGCGCGTCGGAGGACGAGCCGCAGTACCGGGTGCGCAGCGACAAGAGCGGCAAGGACGCCGTGCACAAGCCGAGCGCGTTGAAGGACGACTCGTGA
- a CDS encoding SRPBCC family protein: protein MAKVELDIPRSPDRIFEVLADGWSYAGWVVGATHIRDVDRAWPEVGTRIRHSVGAWPLQIEDETVVRAVEAGKSLELDAKLWPVGAAWIRFDLAPAADGGTRVTMREKAVSGPGSLLPERVQAALLVPRNRETLKRLADLVVHGDQR, encoded by the coding sequence ATGGCGAAGGTCGAACTCGACATCCCCCGTTCACCCGACCGGATCTTCGAGGTACTGGCCGACGGGTGGTCCTACGCCGGTTGGGTGGTCGGCGCGACGCACATCCGCGACGTGGACCGCGCGTGGCCCGAGGTCGGCACGCGCATCCGGCACAGCGTCGGTGCCTGGCCGCTACAGATCGAGGACGAGACTGTGGTGCGCGCGGTCGAGGCGGGCAAGTCACTGGAGCTGGACGCCAAGCTGTGGCCGGTCGGTGCCGCCTGGATCCGGTTCGACCTGGCGCCCGCCGCCGACGGCGGCACCAGGGTCACCATGCGCGAGAAGGCCGTCAGCGGGCCGGGCAGCCTGCTGCCGGAACGGGTGCAGGCGGCCTTGCTGGTGCCCCGCAACAGGGAGACCCTCAAGCGGCTGGCCGACCTGGTCGTGCACGGCGATCAGCGGTAG
- a CDS encoding carboxymuconolactone decarboxylase family protein codes for MAHIDFGVDESLFPGISGPMRFRPETAGPLNQLAEALLRAPHSLPQGERELIAAYVSGLNECKFCCDSHSAFAAAQLDDGMALVKEVRKDPYSAPISDKLRALLKIAAAVQESGRKVTTLLVDEARAEGATDVEIHDTVLIAAAFAMFNRYVDGLGTLAPEDPAVYKESAQRIVEHGYVATLTDSPTP; via the coding sequence ATGGCGCATATCGACTTCGGCGTGGACGAGTCCCTGTTCCCCGGCATCTCCGGCCCGATGCGGTTCCGGCCGGAGACCGCCGGACCGCTCAACCAGCTGGCCGAGGCGCTGCTGCGCGCGCCGCACTCCCTGCCGCAGGGCGAACGCGAGCTGATCGCCGCGTACGTGTCCGGGCTCAACGAGTGCAAGTTCTGCTGCGACTCGCACTCGGCCTTCGCCGCCGCCCAGCTGGACGACGGGATGGCGCTGGTCAAGGAGGTCCGCAAGGACCCGTACAGCGCGCCCATCTCGGACAAGCTGCGGGCGCTGCTCAAGATCGCCGCCGCCGTGCAGGAGTCCGGCCGCAAGGTGACCACGCTGCTCGTGGACGAGGCGCGCGCCGAGGGCGCGACCGACGTGGAGATCCACGACACGGTGCTGATCGCGGCGGCGTTCGCGATGTTCAACCGGTACGTCGACGGCCTGGGCACGCTCGCACCCGAGGACCCGGCGGTCTACAAGGAGTCCGCGCAGCGGATCGTCGAGCACGGCTACGTCGCCACGCTCACCGACTCGCCCACGCCGTAA
- a CDS encoding universal stress protein gives MSDPIVVGVDGSASALSAVKWAAAEAARHRLPLKLVHAYLVPGRGYPEIVLTGHEVRQALEDQGRQWLAEAEAAALAAAPGVEVSVALEHSGAAGAMVWESKRARTVVLGSRGLGGFTGVLVGSVAVAVAAHGECPVVVVRGSVPEDGPVVVGVDGSPASERAVGFAFEAASMRDVPLVAVLAGDDFAVDGVFGGPLAVDWERVEEEERLVLAERLAGWQEKYPDVDVERVVVQDRPARALLKIAERAQLLVVGSRGRGGFKGMVLGSTSQTLVYHSPCPLAVVRPPAD, from the coding sequence ATGAGCGATCCGATCGTGGTCGGTGTGGACGGTTCGGCCTCGGCGCTGTCGGCGGTGAAGTGGGCCGCCGCCGAGGCGGCCCGGCACCGCCTGCCGCTCAAGCTGGTGCACGCCTACCTGGTGCCCGGCCGCGGCTACCCGGAGATCGTGCTGACCGGGCACGAGGTGCGCCAGGCGCTGGAGGACCAGGGCCGGCAGTGGCTGGCCGAGGCGGAGGCCGCCGCGCTGGCGGCCGCGCCCGGGGTCGAGGTGTCGGTGGCGCTGGAGCACTCGGGTGCGGCCGGCGCGATGGTGTGGGAGTCCAAGCGCGCCCGGACCGTCGTGCTCGGCTCACGGGGGCTGGGCGGGTTCACCGGCGTGCTGGTCGGGTCGGTCGCGGTGGCCGTGGCGGCGCACGGCGAGTGCCCGGTGGTCGTGGTGCGCGGGTCGGTGCCCGAGGACGGGCCGGTCGTGGTCGGGGTGGACGGGTCGCCCGCGAGCGAACGGGCGGTGGGCTTCGCGTTCGAGGCCGCGTCGATGCGCGACGTCCCGCTGGTCGCGGTGCTGGCCGGCGACGACTTCGCGGTGGACGGCGTGTTCGGCGGTCCGCTCGCGGTGGACTGGGAGCGGGTCGAGGAGGAGGAGCGGCTGGTGCTCGCCGAGCGGCTGGCCGGGTGGCAGGAGAAGTACCCGGACGTCGACGTCGAGCGGGTCGTGGTGCAGGACCGGCCGGCGCGCGCCCTGCTCAAGATCGCGGAGCGGGCGCAGCTGCTCGTGGTCGGCAGCCGGGGGCGCGGCGGGTTCAAGGGCATGGTGCTCGGCTCGACCAGCCAGACGCTGGTCTACCACTCGCCGTGCCCGCTGGCCGTGGTCCGACCGCCCGCCGACTGA
- a CDS encoding nuclear transport factor 2 family protein: MSDDLLARLDRLEAELALRRLANEYCVAADHRDLELWRAVWAPDAVWATGPAPERIFTGVAAICAAVQWQWRTYPLMQHGTVNHVVDLDAVAQGVATGRSDVVLHVRLADDTWVTGGGTYLDEYRRHDGRWRITRRTVHRPFEVGPLPGWVPEPKAE, encoded by the coding sequence ATGAGCGACGATCTCCTGGCCCGGCTGGACCGCCTCGAAGCCGAACTCGCGCTGCGCCGGCTGGCCAACGAGTACTGCGTGGCCGCCGACCACCGCGACCTGGAACTGTGGCGGGCGGTGTGGGCGCCGGACGCGGTGTGGGCGACCGGCCCGGCTCCCGAGCGGATCTTCACCGGAGTGGCCGCGATCTGCGCCGCCGTCCAGTGGCAGTGGCGGACGTACCCCCTCATGCAGCACGGCACGGTCAACCACGTGGTCGACCTCGACGCCGTGGCGCAGGGCGTCGCGACCGGCCGCAGCGACGTCGTCCTGCACGTCCGGCTGGCCGACGACACCTGGGTGACCGGCGGCGGCACCTACCTGGACGAGTACCGCCGGCACGACGGCCGGTGGCGGATCACCCGGCGAACCGTGCACCGGCCGTTCGAGGTCGGCCCACTGCCCGGCTGGGTGCCCGAGCCGAAGGCCGAGTAG
- a CDS encoding GNAT family N-acetyltransferase — protein sequence MTTALDHPGLDHPELDHPVWTSLTGVHARFAERHGQVLRYRADVAPFLALPPEPDERVWDDIAGLVGPGLLAGLSSPAGIDPPAGWEVEFRGAGVQLVGEGVRAAEDPEAVRLTAADVPEMLELVERAKPGPFRERTIELGTYLGIRRAGRLVAMAGERMHPPGWTEISAVCTDAEHRGQGLATRLVLAVAAGIRARGETPMMHATEDNTNAIRLYESLGFRLRRRSEFVAVRVPVAEVA from the coding sequence ATGACGACCGCACTGGACCACCCAGGGCTGGACCACCCGGAGCTGGACCACCCGGTGTGGACGTCGTTGACCGGCGTGCACGCCCGCTTCGCCGAGCGGCACGGTCAGGTGCTGCGCTACCGGGCCGACGTCGCGCCGTTCCTGGCGCTGCCGCCGGAGCCGGACGAACGGGTCTGGGACGACATCGCCGGCCTGGTCGGGCCCGGCCTGCTGGCCGGGCTGAGCAGCCCGGCGGGCATCGACCCGCCGGCGGGCTGGGAGGTCGAGTTCCGCGGCGCGGGCGTGCAGCTCGTCGGCGAGGGCGTGCGGGCCGCCGAGGACCCGGAGGCGGTCCGGCTGACGGCGGCGGACGTGCCGGAGATGCTGGAGCTGGTGGAGCGCGCCAAGCCCGGCCCGTTCCGGGAGCGGACCATCGAGCTGGGCACCTACCTGGGGATCCGGCGCGCCGGGCGGCTGGTCGCGATGGCCGGCGAGCGGATGCACCCGCCGGGGTGGACCGAGATCAGCGCGGTGTGCACCGACGCCGAGCACCGGGGCCAGGGGCTCGCGACGCGGCTCGTGCTGGCGGTGGCGGCCGGGATCCGGGCGCGCGGCGAGACGCCGATGATGCACGCGACGGAGGACAACACCAACGCGATCCGGCTCTACGAGTCGCTCGGCTTCCGGCTCCGCCGCCGGTCGGAGTTCGTGGCGGTGCGGGTCCCGGTGGCCGAGGTCGCGTGA
- a CDS encoding response regulator transcription factor — MGAKVFLVDDHEVVRVGVRELLNSADDLDVVGEAGSVAEALARVPGSRADVAVLDVRLPDGNGIELCRELRSLLPDLKCLMLTSFTDDEALFDAIMAGASGFVLKRILGTDLVSAVRTVAAGESLLDARSTSALLNRIRREREHGDPVRMLTEQERVVLDHIGRGLTNRQIAEQMFLAEKTIKNYVSHLLAKLGLERRTQAAVLATRLRKPDPSTRENG, encoded by the coding sequence ATGGGCGCGAAGGTGTTCCTCGTGGACGACCACGAGGTGGTCCGGGTCGGGGTCCGCGAGCTGTTGAACAGCGCGGACGACCTGGACGTGGTCGGCGAGGCCGGATCGGTGGCCGAAGCCCTGGCCCGGGTACCCGGCAGCCGAGCCGACGTCGCCGTGCTCGACGTCCGCCTGCCCGACGGCAACGGCATCGAACTGTGCCGCGAACTGCGCTCCCTGCTGCCCGACCTCAAATGCCTCATGCTCACCTCCTTCACCGACGACGAAGCCCTGTTCGACGCCATCATGGCCGGCGCCTCCGGCTTCGTCCTCAAACGCATCCTCGGCACCGACCTCGTCTCCGCCGTCCGCACCGTCGCCGCCGGCGAATCCCTGCTCGACGCCCGCTCCACCTCCGCCCTGCTCAACCGCATCCGCCGCGAACGCGAACACGGCGACCCCGTCCGAATGCTCACCGAACAGGAACGCGTCGTCCTCGACCACATCGGACGCGGCCTCACCAACCGCCAGATCGCCGAGCAGATGTTCCTCGCCGAGAAGACCATCAAGAACTACGTCTCCCACCTGCTGGCCAAACTCGGCCTCGAACGCCGCACCCAGGCCGCCGTCCTCGCCACCCGCCTGCGCAAGCCGGACCCGTCGACCCGCGAGAACGGCTGA
- a CDS encoding phosphoketolase family protein gives MTDLALVDAYWRAANYLSAGQIYLLDNPLLTEPLTPEHIKPRLLGHWGTTPGLNFLYAHLNRAIRERDVEVLFVTGPGHGGPALLANTWLEGSYSENYPDVPRDEEGMRRLFRQFSFPGGVPSHVAPEVPGSIHEGGELGYSLAHAFGAAFDNPDLLVACVIGDGEAETGPLAASWHGNKFLDPARDGVVLPILHLNGYKIANPAVLARIPHEELDALLRGYGYAPHYVEGADPAAMHARMAEVLDGVLDEVRRIKESGDGERPRWPMIVLRSPKGWTGPSEVDGVPIEGTWRAHQVPLAGVRDNPEHLRQLETWLRSYRPQELFDDHGRPKPELLALAPSGTRRMGSTPHANGGLLLRELRLPSVAAHSVEVTKHGTTTSEPTRVLGRLLRDVMTLNADEKNFRLFGPDETASNRLDAVYEATAKQWQAERLPTDEHLEPNGRVVEVLSEHLCQGFLEGYLLTGRHGLFNCYEAFIHIVDSMFNQHAKWLGTSRKLPWRRSVASLNYLLSSHVWRQDHNGFSHQDPGFIDHVMNKKAEVVRVYLPPDTNTLLSVADHCLRSRDYVNVVVSGKNLTPDWLGPQEAALHCARGAGTWEWAGTADGEPDVVLACAGDAPTLEVMAAAALLREHLPELRVRVVNVVDLMRLQPETEHPHGMPDREFDALFTPDRPVIFAYHGYPWLIHRLTYRRANHVNLHVRGYKEEGTTTTPFDMLVLNDMDRYRLVIDVIDRVPGLGVRAAGLRQLMQDQRTRHHTWIREHGEDLPEVRDWAWPY, from the coding sequence ATGACGGACCTGGCACTGGTCGACGCCTACTGGCGCGCCGCGAACTACCTGTCGGCCGGTCAGATCTACCTGTTGGACAACCCGCTGCTGACCGAACCGCTGACCCCGGAGCACATCAAGCCCCGGCTGCTGGGCCACTGGGGCACCACGCCCGGCCTGAACTTCCTCTACGCCCACCTCAACCGGGCGATCCGGGAGCGGGACGTCGAGGTGCTGTTCGTGACCGGGCCCGGTCACGGCGGCCCGGCGCTGCTGGCCAACACCTGGTTGGAGGGCTCCTACAGCGAGAACTACCCGGACGTGCCGCGCGACGAGGAGGGGATGCGCCGGTTGTTCCGGCAGTTCTCCTTCCCGGGCGGGGTCCCGAGTCATGTCGCGCCGGAGGTGCCGGGCTCGATCCACGAGGGCGGGGAGCTGGGGTACTCGCTGGCGCACGCGTTCGGCGCGGCGTTCGACAACCCGGACCTGCTGGTGGCGTGCGTGATCGGCGACGGCGAGGCGGAGACCGGCCCGCTGGCGGCCAGCTGGCACGGCAACAAGTTCCTCGACCCGGCGCGCGACGGTGTCGTGCTGCCGATCCTGCACCTCAACGGCTACAAGATCGCCAACCCGGCGGTGCTGGCGCGGATCCCGCACGAGGAGCTGGACGCGCTGCTGCGCGGCTACGGCTACGCGCCGCACTACGTGGAGGGTGCCGACCCGGCGGCGATGCACGCCCGGATGGCCGAGGTGCTCGACGGCGTGCTGGACGAGGTCCGCCGCATCAAGGAGTCCGGCGACGGCGAGCGACCGCGCTGGCCGATGATCGTCCTGCGCAGCCCGAAGGGGTGGACCGGTCCGTCCGAAGTGGACGGTGTGCCGATCGAGGGCACGTGGCGGGCGCACCAGGTGCCGCTCGCGGGCGTGCGGGACAACCCCGAGCACCTGCGGCAGTTGGAGACGTGGCTGCGCTCGTACCGGCCGCAGGAGCTGTTCGACGACCACGGCCGGCCGAAACCGGAACTGCTGGCGCTCGCGCCCTCCGGCACCCGCCGGATGGGCTCGACCCCGCACGCCAACGGCGGCCTGCTGCTGAGGGAGTTGCGGCTGCCGTCCGTCGCCGCGCACAGCGTCGAGGTGACCAAGCACGGCACCACGACGTCCGAACCGACGCGCGTGCTCGGCCGGCTGCTGCGCGATGTCATGACCCTGAACGCGGACGAGAAGAACTTCCGGTTGTTCGGGCCGGACGAGACGGCGTCGAACCGGTTGGACGCGGTGTACGAGGCGACCGCGAAGCAGTGGCAGGCCGAACGTCTGCCGACCGACGAGCACCTGGAGCCGAACGGTCGGGTGGTGGAGGTGCTGTCCGAGCACCTGTGCCAGGGGTTCCTGGAGGGTTATCTGCTGACCGGGCGGCACGGGCTGTTCAACTGCTACGAGGCGTTCATCCACATCGTGGACTCGATGTTCAACCAGCACGCCAAGTGGCTGGGCACGAGCCGGAAGCTGCCGTGGCGGCGGTCGGTGGCGTCGTTGAACTACCTGCTGTCGTCGCACGTGTGGCGGCAGGATCACAACGGGTTCTCGCACCAGGACCCGGGGTTCATCGACCACGTGATGAACAAGAAGGCCGAGGTGGTGCGGGTCTACCTGCCGCCGGACACCAACACGCTGCTGTCGGTCGCCGACCACTGCCTGCGCAGCCGTGACTACGTCAACGTGGTCGTGTCGGGCAAGAACCTGACGCCGGACTGGCTGGGTCCGCAGGAGGCGGCGCTGCACTGCGCGCGCGGCGCGGGCACGTGGGAGTGGGCGGGGACGGCCGACGGCGAGCCGGACGTGGTGCTGGCGTGCGCGGGCGACGCGCCGACGTTGGAGGTGATGGCGGCGGCGGCGCTGCTGCGGGAGCACCTGCCGGAGTTGCGGGTGCGGGTGGTCAACGTGGTCGACCTGATGCGGTTGCAGCCGGAGACCGAGCACCCGCACGGGATGCCGGACCGCGAGTTCGACGCGTTGTTCACGCCCGACCGGCCGGTGATCTTCGCCTACCACGGCTACCCGTGGCTGATCCACCGGCTGACCTACCGGCGGGCCAACCACGTCAACCTGCACGTGCGCGGCTACAAGGAGGAGGGCACCACGACCACGCCGTTCGACATGCTGGTGCTCAACGACATGGACCGGTACCGGTTGGTGATCGACGTGATCGACCGGGTGCCGGGGCTGGGCGTCCGGGCCGCCGGGCTGCGTCAACTGATGCAGGACCAGCGGACCCGGCACCACACCTGGATCCGGGAGCACGGCGAGGACCTGCCCGAAGTCCGCGACTGGGCCTGGCCGTACTGA
- a CDS encoding phytoene desaturase family protein, which produces MSEYDAVVVGAGPNGLVAANLLADEGWSVLVLEAAAEPGGAVRTAEITAPGFRNDLFSAFYPLGVASPVLRGLGLTDYGLTWVHAPEVLAHVFPDGRTALLSRDLERTAESVGAFAPGDATAWRAEFERWRRVRDDLLGAVLRPFPPVRPGLRLLRGLGASDALRFARMVAQPVRAFGDERFAGDGAKILLAGNALHTDLGPDHAGGAVFGWLLAMLGQDVGFPVPQGGAGELARALVRRLDARGGRVECGRPVSRVVVADGRALGVRDAHGEFVRARRAVLADVPAPPLYLDLVGPDHLPARLLDDLDRFHWDDATIKVDWALSGPVPWLSEDARRAGTLHLGTDLDGLADFANDLACRRVPRTPFLLLGQMTTTDPTRSPAGTESVWAYTHVPRGDAWSADRLRERADLVEQVVERHAPGFRDLVLARSVSGPAELRARDRSLDGGAINAGTSAVHQQLVFRPTPGLSRADTPIDRLFLASASAHPGGGVHGACGANAARAALARHGHAGGAYRAVVGALQRALYR; this is translated from the coding sequence GTGAGCGAGTACGACGCGGTGGTCGTCGGGGCGGGGCCCAACGGCCTGGTGGCGGCGAACCTGCTGGCCGACGAGGGCTGGAGCGTCCTGGTCCTGGAGGCCGCCGCCGAGCCCGGCGGTGCCGTGCGCACGGCGGAGATCACCGCGCCCGGCTTCCGCAACGACCTGTTCAGCGCCTTCTACCCGCTCGGCGTGGCGTCCCCGGTGCTGCGCGGCCTGGGGCTGACCGACTACGGCCTGACCTGGGTGCACGCGCCCGAGGTGCTGGCCCACGTCTTCCCGGACGGGCGGACCGCGCTGCTGTCGCGCGACCTGGAGCGGACCGCCGAGTCGGTCGGCGCGTTCGCCCCGGGCGACGCGACCGCGTGGCGGGCGGAGTTCGAGCGGTGGCGGCGCGTCCGCGACGACCTGCTGGGCGCGGTGCTCCGGCCGTTCCCGCCGGTCCGCCCGGGTCTGCGGTTGCTGCGTGGGCTCGGCGCGTCCGACGCGCTGCGGTTCGCGCGGATGGTCGCCCAGCCCGTGCGCGCGTTCGGCGACGAGCGGTTCGCCGGCGACGGGGCGAAGATCCTGCTGGCCGGCAACGCCCTGCACACCGACCTGGGGCCGGACCACGCGGGCGGCGCGGTGTTCGGCTGGTTGCTCGCGATGCTCGGCCAGGACGTCGGCTTCCCGGTCCCTCAGGGCGGCGCGGGCGAACTGGCGCGCGCCTTGGTGCGCCGGCTGGACGCGCGCGGCGGCCGGGTGGAGTGCGGCAGGCCGGTCAGCCGGGTGGTCGTGGCCGACGGCCGGGCGCTCGGCGTCCGGGACGCCCACGGCGAGTTCGTGCGGGCCCGCCGCGCCGTGCTCGCCGACGTGCCCGCGCCGCCGCTCTACCTCGACCTCGTGGGACCCGACCACCTGCCCGCGCGGCTGCTCGACGACCTGGACCGCTTCCACTGGGACGACGCCACGATCAAGGTCGACTGGGCGTTGTCCGGTCCGGTCCCGTGGCTGTCCGAGGACGCCCGCCGGGCGGGCACCCTGCACCTGGGCACGGACCTGGACGGCCTGGCCGACTTCGCCAACGACCTCGCCTGCCGGCGCGTGCCGCGCACCCCGTTCCTGCTGCTCGGCCAGATGACCACCACCGACCCCACCCGCTCGCCGGCGGGCACCGAGTCGGTCTGGGCCTACACCCACGTGCCGCGCGGCGACGCGTGGTCGGCCGACCGGCTGCGGGAGCGGGCCGACCTGGTGGAGCAGGTGGTCGAGCGGCACGCGCCGGGCTTCCGGGACCTGGTGCTGGCCCGGTCGGTGAGCGGTCCGGCCGAGTTGCGGGCGCGCGACCGCAGCCTGGACGGCGGCGCGATCAACGCCGGCACCTCGGCCGTCCACCAGCAACTGGTGTTCCGGCCGACGCCGGGGCTGTCCCGCGCGGACACCCCGATCGACCGGCTGTTCCTGGCGAGCGCGTCCGCCCACCCCGGCGGCGGGGTGCACGGCGCGTGCGGTGCGAACGCGGCCCGCGCGGCGCTCGCCCGGCACGGTCACGCCGGTGGCGCGTACCGGGCGGTGGTGGGCGCCCTCCAGCGGGCCCTCTACCGCTGA
- a CDS encoding DUF6328 family protein, whose product MSESEQSDQRRLARNFNELLQELRVAQAGVQILFGFLLSIAFTDRYAAADSYVRVTHMITILFSAGAVALLTAPAAWHRILFRKGRREDIIDVANRFAIGGLACLAVAMTGTILLLGEVVVGGWAAIVLGAVAAVFFASLWFLLPWRERGVDTVDSDDGPA is encoded by the coding sequence GTGAGCGAATCCGAGCAGTCGGACCAGCGCCGGCTGGCCCGCAACTTCAACGAGCTGCTGCAAGAGTTGCGGGTGGCGCAGGCGGGTGTGCAGATCCTGTTCGGGTTCCTGCTGTCCATCGCCTTCACCGACCGGTACGCGGCGGCGGACTCCTACGTCCGCGTCACGCACATGATCACGATCCTGTTCTCGGCCGGGGCCGTCGCGTTGTTGACCGCGCCCGCCGCGTGGCACCGGATCCTGTTCCGGAAGGGGCGGCGCGAGGACATCATCGACGTGGCGAACCGGTTCGCCATCGGTGGCCTGGCGTGCCTGGCGGTCGCGATGACCGGAACGATCCTGTTGCTGGGCGAGGTCGTGGTGGGCGGGTGGGCGGCGATCGTGCTCGGTGCGGTCGCCGCGGTGTTCTTCGCCTCGCTGTGGTTCCTGCTGCCGTGGCGGGAACGCGGCGTGGACACCGTCGACTCCGACGACGGTCCGGCTTGA
- a CDS encoding DUF3140 domain-containing protein, producing MSEDFDEAVNMTAAELERWLATDESKSAGQSEGGESVGHASGRHIVKVLRKKKAELTDDDHAHMRKVVGYVHRHLAQRPDGDVEHTKWRYSLMNWGHDPLKK from the coding sequence GTGAGCGAGGACTTCGACGAGGCGGTGAACATGACGGCGGCCGAGTTGGAACGCTGGCTGGCGACCGACGAGTCCAAGTCCGCCGGCCAGTCCGAGGGCGGCGAGTCGGTCGGGCACGCGTCCGGCAGGCACATCGTCAAGGTGCTGCGGAAGAAGAAGGCCGAGTTGACCGACGACGACCACGCCCACATGCGCAAGGTCGTCGGCTACGTCCACCGGCACCTCGCACAGCGGCCCGACGGCGATGTCGAGCACACGAAGTGGCGGTACTCGTTGATGAACTGGGGACACGACCCGTTGAAGAAGTGA